From the genome of Spinacia oleracea cultivar Varoflay chromosome 2, BTI_SOV_V1, whole genome shotgun sequence, one region includes:
- the LOC130467274 gene encoding protein FAR1-RELATED SEQUENCE 5-like produces MKTDPHISRKGVNIDLNEVLDDMAELHLSEETSNQAVHDNALENQFNNDNVTTNFNIDLNECVEGTIELSSKDVVEQGEELSTNDVVEEAQVDEEAIELSSNDVVEQGEELPTHDVREEAQEDEEASVNHVDKIPTVGMSFTPGNEFADYCHKYAYNKGFEFSVRSSSLIDEYREEGVNKKGVGDKEPMYHMMRRIRFICNKGAPKRGERTKVTGCKVFVDARLENDMMVIKHCDLSHNHDLYPDHTRLMANYRCIDEQSFQKMVLNDAAGISLNKSFNSLVIGSGGHANVSYNHRDLRNAVNLERRRTIFGGDAAAVEAHFMKMHEFNKDFYSAIQTDQEEKLLNVFWADARCRAQYKDFGDIIRFDTTFLCNS; encoded by the exons ATGAAGACTGATCCCCACATTTCACGCAAAGGTGTGAATATAGACCTAAATGAAGTGTTAGATGATATGGCAGAGCTTCATTTGAGTGAAGAGACATCAAACCAAGCCGTGCATGATAACGCACTGGAGAATCAGTTTAATAATGACAATGTaactacaaatttcaatatagaCCTAAATGAATGTGTGGAAGGGACCATTGAGTTGTCTTCAAAAGATGTGGTGGAACAGGGCGAGGAGCTTTCTACAAATGATGTTGTGGAGGAGGCTCAGGTGGACGAGGAGGCCATTGAGTTGTCTTCAAATGATGTGGTGGAACAGGGCGAGGAGCTTCCTACACATGATGTGAGGGAGGAGGCTCAGGAGGATGAGGAGGCATCCGTAAACCATGTTGATAAAATCCCAACTGTGGGGATGTCCTTTACTCCGGGCAATGAGTTTGCTGATTACTGCCATAAGTATGCGTATAATAAAGGTTTTGAGTTCTCTGTGAGATCAAGTTCATTAATAGATGAGTACCGTGAAGAAGGAGTTAACAAAAAGGGGGTAGGGGATAAAGAGCCCATGTATCATATGATGAGAAGGATTCGATTTATTTGTAACAAAGGAGCCCCGAAAAGGGGGGAAAGAACTAAAGTTACGGGGTGTAAGGTGTTTGTAGATGCGCGGCTAGAGAATGACATGATGGTAATCAAGCATTGTGATTTGTCTCACAATCATGATCTTTATCCGGATCACACCCGGCTAATGGCGAACTATCGATGTATTGATGAACAATCTTTTCAAAAGATGGTTCTGAATGATGCAGCTGGGATATCTTTGAATAAGAGCTTTAACTCGCTTGTGATTGGGAGTGGAGGACATGCAAATGTATCATACAATCACCGCGACCTGAGAAATGCAGTGAACTTGGAACGTAGGCGTACCATATTTGGAGGTGATGCAGCTGCTGTTGAAGCACACTTTATGAAAATGCATGAATTCAATAAAGACTTCTACAGTGCAATCCAAACGGATCAAGAAGAGAAGCTCTTGAACGTTTTCTGGGCTGATGCAAGGTGTCGGGCACAATACAAAGATTTTGGAGATATTATCAGATTTGATACAACTTTCCTATGCAACAG TTGA